From a region of the Rhodococcus sp. 4CII genome:
- a CDS encoding AMP-binding protein has product MHPELSLWPSTPSTGVRDITLGGLLREAASTVPDRIALVDAVPDPSERTSWTYSELLAEVESVAKALLTKCEPGDRIGIWAPNSADWVILQQAVAMAGMVVVAANPAYRAHELEYVLKQAGAVALFYRDSYRGVDLRSIIDEIRPNLPGLHTIVSTSTWRSFVDAADSMKELPDVYPRDPVQIQYTSGTTGFPKGALLHHKGIINEANFVFDRADMEEGGVCINAMPMYHIGGGAVTELGTFSKRGTYVVLPAFDAAQTLEMIEAYNGTHSLMVPTMLIALLEHPDLETRDISSLRTVLSGAAIVPESLIHRVIDRLDCRFTILFGQTEMHGVISQTRVTDDPVDQATTVGQPLPELEVKIADPLTSEALPIGEQGEICCRGYQNMLGYYEMPDATSATIDAEGWLHMGDLGTMDTRGFIKVTGRLTEVIIRGGVNLYPREIEELLFQHPSIADVIVVGVPDERWGEQVGAVIRLHDGHDRPDPSALKAWCRERISAHKAPSLWYFTDQFPMTPSGKIQKFRLRDQIIAGELASASEHADVS; this is encoded by the coding sequence ATGCACCCAGAATTGTCACTGTGGCCGTCGACGCCCAGCACAGGAGTTCGCGACATCACCCTCGGTGGGTTGCTTCGCGAGGCTGCAAGCACAGTGCCCGACCGTATCGCCCTCGTCGACGCCGTTCCGGACCCCAGCGAGCGGACCTCGTGGACCTACAGCGAACTGCTGGCCGAGGTCGAGTCGGTTGCCAAGGCACTGCTGACCAAGTGCGAGCCTGGAGATCGGATCGGCATCTGGGCTCCGAACAGTGCCGATTGGGTCATCCTGCAGCAGGCCGTCGCGATGGCAGGGATGGTCGTCGTCGCGGCGAATCCCGCCTACCGCGCCCATGAACTCGAATACGTGCTGAAGCAGGCCGGCGCCGTTGCGCTGTTCTATCGCGACTCCTACAGAGGAGTCGACCTCCGATCGATCATCGACGAGATCCGGCCCAATCTTCCCGGGCTGCATACGATCGTCAGCACCAGCACGTGGCGGTCGTTCGTCGACGCCGCTGACAGCATGAAGGAATTGCCCGACGTATACCCTCGGGATCCCGTGCAGATCCAATACACCTCGGGAACAACGGGTTTCCCGAAGGGTGCCCTACTGCACCACAAGGGCATCATCAACGAGGCCAACTTCGTATTCGACCGCGCCGACATGGAAGAGGGCGGCGTGTGCATCAATGCGATGCCGATGTACCACATCGGCGGCGGCGCGGTCACCGAGTTGGGGACTTTCTCAAAGCGAGGCACCTACGTCGTACTCCCTGCATTCGATGCCGCGCAGACTCTGGAAATGATCGAAGCCTACAACGGCACGCACTCGCTGATGGTCCCCACGATGCTCATTGCACTGCTTGAACACCCAGATCTGGAGACGAGGGACATTTCCAGCCTGCGCACGGTACTGTCCGGAGCCGCAATCGTGCCCGAGAGCCTGATCCACCGAGTCATCGACCGCCTCGACTGCCGGTTCACCATCCTGTTCGGACAGACCGAGATGCACGGAGTGATCAGCCAGACGCGCGTCACGGACGATCCGGTCGATCAGGCCACCACCGTCGGTCAGCCCTTACCCGAGCTCGAGGTAAAAATCGCGGACCCGCTGACGAGTGAAGCACTGCCAATCGGCGAACAGGGTGAAATCTGTTGCCGCGGTTACCAGAACATGCTCGGCTACTACGAAATGCCCGATGCCACCTCCGCGACCATCGACGCCGAGGGATGGCTGCACATGGGAGATCTCGGCACCATGGATACCCGTGGCTTCATCAAGGTCACCGGACGCCTCACCGAGGTGATTATCCGCGGCGGCGTGAACCTGTATCCTCGCGAGATCGAGGAGCTGCTGTTCCAGCACCCGTCGATCGCCGACGTCATCGTCGTGGGCGTGCCAGACGAACGGTGGGGCGAGCAGGTGGGGGCGGTTATCCGACTCCACGACGGCCACGATCGGCCAGACCCTTCTGCACTCAAAGCCTGGTGTCGCGAACGCATTTCGGCACACAAGGCGCCTTCACTCTGGTATTTCACCGACCAGTTCCCGATGACGCCCAGCGGCAAGATTCAGAAGTTCCGGCTGCGCGACCAAATCATCGCCGGCGAGTTGGCGTCGGCCTCCGAACACGCGGACGTCAGTTGA
- a CDS encoding acyl-CoA dehydrogenase family protein, which produces MDFSLTDEQEQFVAEVGRLAAKHLAPHYQEDDRNGQMNGEVRKVMADAGLFGLRISDEYGGQGADAVTVGLAAEEVSRANINAAYMILSTALVSDILMNNCTRQQQETWLPSIADGSVYPTLALTEPDHGSDAAHLTLEARREGDGWKLYGEKTSITFADEGDRVVVFARTGGEGARGISAFYIDSHREGLSIARLADVANRAVGRCSLYFDGVVVTPDELIGGEGQGFISVMQGFEYSRAVIGLMALGAAQAALADAFAYARERTTFGAPIGTRQGVAFPLVEQATYLAGARHLCYEALWRKDQGLDHAVQANMVKWWAPVVGVDTIHQSLLTFGHAAWSEDNPQMQRLRDTMGFEIADGTAQIAKLVVARELLGRRYAP; this is translated from the coding sequence ATGGATTTCTCATTGACGGACGAGCAGGAACAGTTCGTCGCCGAAGTCGGCAGACTGGCGGCGAAGCACCTCGCCCCGCACTACCAGGAAGATGACCGGAACGGCCAGATGAACGGCGAGGTCCGCAAGGTCATGGCGGACGCGGGACTGTTCGGTCTCCGCATTTCCGACGAGTACGGCGGACAGGGCGCCGACGCAGTCACCGTGGGACTGGCCGCCGAGGAGGTCTCCCGCGCGAACATCAACGCCGCCTACATGATTCTGTCGACTGCGCTGGTGTCCGACATCCTGATGAACAACTGCACCCGACAGCAGCAGGAAACCTGGCTGCCGTCGATCGCGGACGGGTCGGTGTATCCCACTCTCGCACTCACCGAGCCCGACCACGGCTCTGATGCGGCGCACCTGACCCTCGAGGCACGGCGGGAGGGCGATGGCTGGAAGCTGTACGGGGAGAAGACCTCCATCACGTTCGCCGACGAGGGCGATCGTGTCGTCGTGTTCGCGCGGACCGGTGGTGAGGGGGCGCGGGGAATCAGTGCCTTCTACATCGACTCCCATCGCGAGGGGCTGTCCATCGCACGCCTGGCCGATGTGGCGAACCGCGCGGTGGGACGCTGCTCGTTGTACTTCGACGGCGTCGTTGTCACACCGGACGAACTCATCGGCGGGGAAGGCCAGGGGTTCATTTCGGTCATGCAGGGCTTCGAGTACTCCCGTGCCGTCATCGGGCTGATGGCACTGGGCGCCGCCCAGGCCGCCCTGGCCGATGCTTTCGCGTATGCCCGCGAACGGACCACGTTCGGGGCGCCGATCGGGACCCGGCAAGGTGTCGCCTTTCCCCTGGTCGAGCAGGCGACCTATCTCGCCGGCGCCCGCCATCTGTGCTACGAGGCACTGTGGCGCAAGGACCAGGGGCTCGATCACGCGGTTCAGGCGAACATGGTCAAGTGGTGGGCACCGGTCGTCGGTGTCGACACGATCCACCAGTCGCTGTTGACCTTCGGTCATGCCGCGTGGTCCGAAGACAACCCGCAGATGCAGCGACTCCGCGACACCATGGGTTTCGAGATCGCCGACGGCACCGCGCAGATCGCGAAGCTCGTGGTCGCGCGGGAACTGCTCGGCCGACGCTACGCCCCCTGA
- a CDS encoding nitronate monooxygenase family protein: MHPLTNRYTRLIGIDHPIVQEGLGPFRTPKLAAAVSNAGGLGTVSMPGMPTDLEAGARTFREHIEECASLTSNPFAVNIPVGVDGNGVVLPFTDVYIRTVLEARRSDSALTDQLTVLTTSAGFPGDYIGPIKDAGMIHQHKVGSTRQAVKAADAGVDVVIAAGFEMGGHAPSKAVHSYVLIPSVTEAVDVPVLLTGGARDARGLASALAMGADGVAMGTRFIASTANSDWHPAYIQAILGAGEGDDVAFDGVYGPCRGLRNAASKRLTNHQESAGEILDTVELTRWKIESMQRAQTDGDVTDGLVLTGQVASAINDVIDIAEFVPRMASEAADILRRLASALPTPVPTPA, encoded by the coding sequence ATGCATCCCCTCACCAACCGGTATACCCGCCTGATCGGAATCGACCACCCGATCGTCCAGGAAGGACTCGGCCCGTTCCGGACTCCCAAACTCGCGGCCGCTGTCTCCAACGCAGGTGGGTTGGGGACGGTCTCGATGCCCGGCATGCCTACCGACCTCGAGGCGGGCGCACGCACGTTCCGCGAACATATCGAGGAGTGCGCGTCCCTGACCAGCAATCCGTTCGCAGTGAACATTCCGGTCGGTGTCGACGGCAACGGCGTCGTACTGCCGTTCACCGACGTCTACATCCGCACGGTGCTCGAGGCTCGGCGATCAGATTCGGCACTGACCGACCAGTTGACCGTACTCACCACCTCGGCGGGCTTCCCCGGCGACTACATCGGGCCGATCAAAGACGCCGGCATGATCCACCAACACAAGGTGGGGTCCACGAGGCAGGCCGTCAAGGCCGCAGACGCCGGTGTCGACGTCGTCATAGCTGCGGGATTCGAGATGGGCGGCCACGCACCCAGCAAAGCCGTTCACTCGTATGTATTGATTCCCAGCGTCACCGAAGCTGTCGACGTTCCGGTTCTGCTCACCGGCGGCGCCCGCGATGCCCGGGGACTCGCATCGGCGCTGGCGATGGGTGCGGACGGTGTGGCGATGGGAACCCGGTTCATCGCCAGCACCGCGAACTCCGACTGGCATCCGGCGTATATCCAGGCGATTCTCGGCGCCGGGGAGGGAGACGACGTCGCATTCGACGGTGTCTACGGACCGTGCCGAGGCCTGCGCAATGCGGCATCGAAGAGGCTCACGAATCACCAGGAGTCGGCGGGTGAAATCCTCGATACCGTCGAACTCACACGGTGGAAGATCGAATCGATGCAGCGCGCTCAGACAGACGGGGATGTCACCGACGGCCTGGTCCTGACCGGACAGGTGGCGTCCGCGATCAACGACGTCATCGATATCGCCGAGTTCGTCCCTCGCATGGCGTCCGAGGCGGCCGACATCCTTCGCCGACTCGCATCCGCGTTGCCGACACCGGTGCCGACGCCGGCCTGA
- a CDS encoding acyl-CoA dehydratase activase, with product MNWYVMGVDLGSTTAKATVVDQDGGLVGSSVVQMGAVSRDAVTRAMNRALTAADVTQDDIRRTISTGYGRKLVPGADRSFTEITCHARGAAALHPGVRLVIDIGGQDSKVIAVDSDGLVDRFAMNDRCASGTGRFFDVLARALEVDVEEVGSLALAGADGLEVSSMCATFAETEVISLLAQGQAKSDIAASVHKAVAARTLGLVAQVGKATPTVMTGGVAQNAAARHYIELALRHPLELLEQPQIAGAYGAGLLARDEYAGSVASTESRDGAAKQQLATRAAGIVPQCAGCDGTAGDHSHVSIPLTVRTTT from the coding sequence ATGAACTGGTACGTGATGGGCGTGGACCTCGGCTCGACGACGGCCAAGGCCACCGTCGTCGACCAGGACGGTGGCCTGGTCGGCTCGAGTGTTGTCCAGATGGGTGCCGTCAGTAGAGATGCGGTGACCCGCGCAATGAACCGGGCGCTGACGGCCGCAGATGTCACTCAGGACGACATCAGACGAACCATCAGCACAGGATACGGGCGCAAGCTCGTTCCCGGCGCCGACCGGTCGTTCACCGAGATCACCTGCCATGCGCGCGGAGCAGCAGCTCTGCACCCGGGGGTCCGATTGGTCATCGATATCGGCGGGCAGGACAGCAAAGTCATTGCGGTCGACTCCGACGGTTTGGTGGATCGCTTCGCCATGAACGATCGGTGTGCGAGCGGGACCGGGCGATTCTTCGACGTGCTCGCCCGCGCACTGGAAGTCGATGTCGAGGAGGTGGGCAGTCTTGCGCTGGCGGGTGCCGACGGCCTGGAAGTCAGTAGCATGTGCGCCACCTTCGCCGAGACGGAGGTGATCTCCCTCCTGGCTCAGGGGCAAGCCAAGTCTGATATCGCCGCCTCGGTCCACAAAGCTGTTGCCGCGAGAACCCTCGGTTTGGTCGCCCAGGTCGGCAAGGCGACGCCGACCGTCATGACCGGCGGTGTCGCCCAGAATGCGGCAGCCAGGCATTACATCGAATTGGCATTGCGTCACCCTCTCGAACTGCTCGAGCAGCCACAGATCGCAGGGGCCTACGGCGCCGGCCTTCTGGCACGGGACGAGTACGCAGGATCGGTCGCCTCGACCGAATCGCGTGATGGCGCAGCCAAGCAGCAGCTGGCCACGCGGGCAGCGGGAATAGTTCCCCAATGCGCCGGTTGCGACGGAACCGCCGGTGACCACAGCCACGTCTCGATTCCGCTGACGGTGCGGACCACGACATGA
- a CDS encoding PaaX family transcriptional regulator C-terminal domain-containing protein — protein MSSVTESMSKPAAGGSSSVGSARSALISILGEFVAPYRRPVRTAALLYALTGLGFGEAASRQAIARAGASGLITAKRDGRETKWSLTERGHQLFIEGTMRVFPDASQAGRWDGRWLVVIAPVPESHRAVRKKLYAAFRWAGFGNPSPGVWVTPHVDRLAEATKVIDSLGLSPNTVSFIGSPAAAGISEDELVHRSWDLEKIAHDYDDLLTRFADKKGLSGEAALFAHLELVDALRQTPYMDPHLPDVLLPDWPGLGVVKRLQDFRTEWAPAAHAHWLSIARLD, from the coding sequence ATGTCGTCCGTGACCGAATCAATGTCGAAGCCGGCGGCGGGTGGGTCGAGCTCGGTTGGCAGCGCGCGTTCCGCACTCATCTCGATTCTCGGCGAGTTCGTCGCTCCGTACCGTCGACCGGTGCGGACGGCGGCGCTGCTCTATGCCCTCACCGGCCTGGGCTTCGGGGAGGCTGCCAGTAGGCAGGCAATCGCTCGCGCAGGTGCATCCGGTCTGATCACCGCCAAACGAGACGGTCGCGAGACGAAGTGGAGCCTCACCGAGCGGGGCCATCAGCTGTTCATCGAAGGCACGATGCGGGTGTTCCCGGACGCGTCCCAGGCCGGGCGATGGGACGGCCGGTGGCTCGTCGTCATCGCTCCTGTTCCCGAGTCGCACCGGGCAGTACGGAAGAAGCTGTATGCCGCGTTCCGATGGGCCGGTTTCGGCAACCCCAGTCCCGGCGTGTGGGTCACCCCGCACGTTGATCGACTGGCCGAAGCCACGAAGGTGATCGATTCCCTCGGACTGTCGCCGAACACCGTCTCCTTCATCGGGTCGCCCGCAGCCGCCGGCATCTCGGAGGACGAGTTGGTGCACCGCTCGTGGGATCTGGAGAAGATCGCCCACGACTACGACGACCTCTTGACCAGGTTCGCAGACAAGAAAGGCCTGTCGGGCGAGGCCGCACTGTTCGCCCACCTGGAGTTGGTGGATGCACTCCGACAGACGCCCTACATGGACCCGCACCTGCCGGACGTCCTCCTGCCCGACTGGCCCGGTCTCGGGGTCGTGAAACGACTCCAGGATTTCCGCACCGAGTGGGCACCTGCAGCGCACGCGCACTGGCTGTCGATAGCGCGCCTCGACTGA
- a CDS encoding 2-hydroxyacyl-CoA dehydratase subunit D, whose product MSELHAPSLATLRTAADDPVSYAQNWKDTHRRPVIGSFPMNFPSEIVHAAGALPVIVQESKTPITEGRSMLAEFYCGYTRSVADQAALGELDVFDGFVAADHCVQLLGAVDAIRYVRPEKPVHFAQFTSAMDDAWTKPRVDSRIGDLKTEIETVVGTAVTAEDLARSIGLFNANRRLLRRFYDLRRSGLIRITAGEMQLLVKSSMVMDIEEHTSVLETLLDRLVLRDQAPDDLVRLHLSGHFCHAPKPEILDVIEESGGLVVDDDLYTGYRYISTDVPESDDPLKALSTWYMQRNINAPCPTRVTSKVDWDTYLLNSLAESRSVGVVVLMAKFCEPHMLYYPELRKALEEHDVPSLLIETEHEGIPVETLRTKMETFIERIRRHSAPVPA is encoded by the coding sequence GTGAGCGAACTCCACGCACCCTCGCTGGCCACGCTGCGAACTGCCGCCGACGATCCGGTTTCGTACGCACAGAATTGGAAAGACACACATCGACGACCCGTCATCGGCTCGTTCCCCATGAACTTTCCGTCGGAGATCGTGCATGCTGCAGGCGCCTTGCCGGTGATCGTTCAAGAGAGCAAGACACCGATCACCGAGGGTCGTAGCATGCTCGCCGAGTTCTACTGCGGATACACCAGGAGCGTCGCCGACCAGGCGGCCCTCGGCGAACTCGACGTGTTCGACGGATTCGTCGCTGCCGACCACTGCGTACAACTTCTGGGCGCCGTCGATGCCATCCGCTATGTACGGCCCGAAAAGCCGGTGCATTTCGCGCAGTTCACCAGCGCGATGGATGACGCCTGGACCAAACCGCGCGTCGACAGTCGAATCGGCGACCTGAAGACCGAGATCGAAACCGTCGTCGGCACTGCCGTGACCGCCGAGGACCTCGCACGCAGCATCGGACTGTTCAATGCGAACCGTCGCCTGCTCCGCCGGTTCTACGACTTGCGCCGATCAGGCCTGATACGCATCACTGCCGGCGAGATGCAACTTCTCGTCAAATCGAGCATGGTCATGGATATCGAGGAGCACACGTCCGTCCTCGAGACATTGCTCGATCGACTCGTGTTGCGCGATCAGGCACCGGATGACCTGGTGCGGCTGCATCTTTCGGGCCATTTCTGCCACGCACCCAAACCTGAGATCCTCGACGTCATCGAGGAATCCGGCGGACTCGTCGTGGACGACGACCTGTACACCGGCTACCGATACATTTCTACCGATGTCCCCGAAAGTGACGATCCACTGAAGGCGCTGTCGACGTGGTACATGCAGCGAAACATCAACGCACCGTGCCCTACTCGTGTTACCAGCAAGGTTGACTGGGATACGTACCTACTGAATTCGCTTGCGGAAAGCCGCTCGGTCGGGGTCGTCGTGCTGATGGCCAAATTCTGCGAGCCGCACATGCTGTACTACCCGGAGTTACGCAAGGCGCTCGAAGAGCACGATGTGCCATCGCTGTTGATCGAGACCGAACACGAGGGCATTCCGGTGGAGACGTTGCGGACCAAGATGGAGACATTCATCGAGCGCATCCGCCGTCATTCTGCACCCGTCCCTGCCTGA
- a CDS encoding MFS transporter, with product MSFADPLDEHTEVALPGALSPNPAPPLRKVLSGGIVGTAVEYYDFGLYGYMATVLAALFFHSDDPAVGLLSTLASFAVAFFLRIPGGILFGHIGDRYGRKRALSLTILLMCAATLGVGVLPTYATLGIWATVSLVALRCLQGLAAGGELGGATAYVAESAPPRHRARYTSSVNVGSNVALLLASLSALFVNAVFTSEQVLSWAWRIPFILSLPLAFVGIWIRSRLDDTPEFRKLERSGDTSKVPVAELLRTDRGTIVRIACLMGMVSGGFYVTFTYGAIYLQTVGGHNPQLSFLSTCIALLVASGVMLFSGELADRVGRRPVYIGAAVSGIVLAVPCLSLMSGSSSIAAVVAHSVLGIPVAMSVGPAYASFTEMLSARIRYSGVALGTNLSQTLLGGTAPFVCAWLVSATGMPLAPAGYFIGCSVLVLLGALRLKETAGTKLPE from the coding sequence ATGAGTTTCGCGGATCCGCTCGACGAGCACACTGAAGTGGCACTTCCCGGAGCGTTGTCGCCGAATCCGGCGCCCCCGCTTCGGAAGGTCCTATCCGGTGGGATAGTCGGAACTGCCGTCGAGTACTACGATTTCGGACTCTACGGTTACATGGCCACAGTTTTGGCCGCCCTGTTCTTCCATTCTGACGACCCGGCGGTGGGACTTCTCAGCACACTCGCCAGTTTCGCCGTCGCCTTCTTCCTCCGGATTCCCGGCGGGATACTGTTCGGCCACATCGGGGACAGATACGGCCGAAAACGCGCACTGTCACTGACGATCCTGCTCATGTGCGCGGCAACGCTCGGAGTGGGCGTTCTTCCCACCTACGCGACTCTGGGAATCTGGGCAACAGTGTCCCTGGTGGCCCTTCGATGCCTTCAGGGGTTGGCGGCCGGCGGTGAACTGGGCGGCGCCACGGCCTACGTGGCCGAATCCGCCCCGCCGAGACACCGGGCCCGGTACACGTCGAGCGTGAACGTCGGATCGAATGTCGCCCTCCTCCTGGCCTCCCTCTCAGCGCTATTCGTCAACGCCGTCTTCACGTCCGAGCAGGTTCTGTCATGGGCATGGCGAATTCCGTTCATCCTCAGCCTGCCTCTCGCATTCGTCGGAATCTGGATCCGGTCGAGGTTGGATGACACACCCGAGTTCCGAAAGCTCGAGCGCAGTGGAGACACCTCGAAGGTCCCGGTAGCAGAATTGCTTCGCACCGATAGGGGGACCATCGTCCGGATCGCTTGCCTGATGGGAATGGTGTCGGGCGGTTTCTATGTGACCTTCACCTATGGCGCGATCTACTTGCAGACCGTCGGTGGTCACAACCCGCAACTGTCGTTCCTCTCCACCTGCATCGCGCTGCTCGTGGCGTCCGGGGTCATGCTCTTCTCCGGTGAACTGGCCGATCGAGTCGGCCGCCGTCCGGTGTACATCGGTGCGGCGGTCTCCGGAATCGTTCTCGCCGTTCCGTGCCTGAGTCTGATGTCGGGAAGCTCGTCGATCGCCGCAGTGGTCGCCCACAGCGTCCTCGGAATTCCGGTCGCGATGTCCGTCGGCCCCGCTTACGCGTCCTTCACCGAGATGCTCTCCGCCCGTATCCGGTACAGCGGCGTCGCGCTGGGGACCAATCTCTCCCAGACTCTTCTCGGCGGTACCGCACCGTTCGTCTGCGCGTGGCTGGTCTCGGCCACGGGAATGCCCCTGGCGCCGGCAGGCTACTTCATCGGATGCTCGGTTCTCGTCCTCCTCGGCGCACTCCGCCTGAAGGAAACGGCAGGCACCAAGCTCCCCGAGTAG
- a CDS encoding SDR family NAD(P)-dependent oxidoreductase — MSPVHDATTFIVGGDHGAGLLIAHRLVELGAQRIGLIGRAVEQGEIAARGLFESASGIWALSGAGDLSSNEDACRMVAELAASLGDADILINCLPGDNAVTDVVLNSMRALGHGTVVTVGGASESDSGGVRVRSVALDEDLVVANEVLARLRHN, encoded by the coding sequence ATGAGCCCCGTGCATGACGCCACGACCTTCATCGTGGGTGGTGATCATGGAGCCGGTTTGCTGATTGCGCATCGACTCGTCGAACTCGGCGCGCAGCGCATCGGTCTGATCGGCCGCGCTGTCGAACAAGGTGAAATTGCGGCGAGAGGGCTGTTCGAATCGGCGTCGGGTATTTGGGCGCTGTCGGGAGCCGGGGATCTATCATCGAACGAGGACGCCTGTCGAATGGTGGCGGAACTCGCAGCGTCACTCGGTGACGCCGACATTCTCATCAACTGTCTTCCCGGCGACAATGCCGTCACTGATGTTGTACTGAATTCCATGCGTGCACTCGGCCACGGAACCGTTGTGACCGTCGGCGGGGCTTCTGAGTCCGATTCCGGCGGTGTGCGTGTCCGGTCGGTCGCCCTCGACGAGGATCTCGTCGTTGCGAACGAGGTGCTCGCCCGACTGCGACACAACTAG
- a CDS encoding 2-hydroxyacyl-CoA dehydratase family protein yields the protein MSIATPRDKTNRLSSTRVGGKMTADYWDNIFTAKERGKHVVWYNGSALNPIFQAAGLEWCHGEAFAARLAAQHLEEPAQAAGSEYGYIGELCSYARTHLGCAVLTQKNVNERESGVVGMLDQQELAAKLPAPDFFVNGYAGCSTGQQWDAMTYRVFDRKLPIFNVSIPMLWGNKPDAGYMRGEEWNEASTYVEGQLRELVKFLEQQTGRPFDWDALSESMSYIKKASRLRLDAMELCTLAPTPATYWDWVASIAPINFLPGNQALVDYFAGVKAEIQQRIVDGVSAVANERYRVYFDGIMNWNKLGFLTRKFAEYDVAVVAGRYTHESFWQEPQLIDVDNPLRGMGQHYLLCPLNHGLKNLQELLLKRLDQYSIDGIAFHSTRTCRAMTNPQSMLAKAAERERGVKSFVFEGDVADASFYNDELFDSRLEAMLEAIDVQRMKTMV from the coding sequence GTGTCGATCGCAACGCCCCGAGACAAGACCAACCGATTGTCGAGCACTCGAGTCGGCGGAAAGATGACCGCCGATTACTGGGACAACATCTTCACCGCCAAGGAGCGTGGCAAGCACGTTGTCTGGTACAACGGTTCCGCCCTCAACCCCATCTTTCAGGCAGCGGGCCTCGAATGGTGCCACGGTGAGGCGTTCGCCGCCCGCCTCGCCGCACAGCACCTCGAGGAGCCGGCCCAGGCTGCTGGTTCCGAGTACGGCTATATCGGTGAGCTCTGCTCGTATGCCCGAACTCATCTCGGGTGTGCCGTCTTGACGCAGAAGAACGTCAACGAACGCGAAAGCGGCGTCGTAGGAATGCTCGACCAACAGGAACTCGCAGCCAAACTTCCCGCACCAGATTTCTTCGTCAACGGATATGCAGGCTGCAGCACCGGTCAGCAATGGGACGCGATGACGTATCGAGTCTTCGACCGAAAGCTCCCCATCTTCAACGTGTCGATTCCGATGCTGTGGGGCAACAAGCCGGACGCCGGATACATGCGCGGTGAAGAGTGGAACGAGGCCAGCACCTACGTGGAAGGCCAGCTGCGGGAATTGGTCAAATTCCTCGAGCAGCAAACCGGGCGACCGTTCGACTGGGATGCGCTGAGCGAGAGCATGTCCTACATCAAGAAGGCATCGCGACTGCGCCTCGACGCGATGGAACTGTGCACGCTCGCTCCGACGCCGGCAACTTATTGGGACTGGGTCGCCAGCATCGCACCCATCAACTTCCTCCCCGGTAATCAGGCACTCGTCGACTACTTCGCGGGTGTGAAAGCCGAGATCCAGCAGCGAATCGTCGACGGCGTCTCCGCCGTCGCAAATGAGCGGTACCGCGTGTACTTCGACGGCATAATGAACTGGAACAAACTCGGATTCCTCACCCGCAAGTTCGCCGAGTACGACGTCGCTGTGGTCGCCGGTCGCTACACGCATGAATCCTTCTGGCAGGAACCGCAACTCATCGATGTCGACAATCCGCTGCGCGGGATGGGCCAACACTACCTGCTGTGCCCACTGAACCATGGGCTCAAGAATCTTCAGGAATTGCTGCTCAAGCGCCTCGACCAGTACTCCATCGACGGTATCGCATTCCACTCGACTCGCACGTGCCGAGCAATGACGAATCCACAGTCGATGCTGGCCAAGGCAGCCGAACGGGAACGCGGGGTCAAGTCGTTCGTCTTCGAGGGCGACGTCGCGGACGCTTCGTTCTACAACGATGAGCTGTTCGACAGCCGCCTCGAGGCGATGTTGGAGGCCATCGACGTGCAGCGGATGAAGACGATGGTCTGA